In Agromyces sp. 3263, a single genomic region encodes these proteins:
- a CDS encoding ion channel, with protein sequence MTTLRGTPEGDEATTRRRRYVDVTGRSLALLGVLFVFTYTVYVLWPDRPQTATTVIFVILIATWVIFIVDVVIRIALTPRGRRWHYAWHHPLEVLSAILPVFRALRVVGLLQDLPLLKRHTPSAVRAQFIILALAYATAWVFFLALATLQAERDAPGANITTFGDAIWWALVTIATVGYGDTYPVTALGRFYAVLLMAGGIAIVGTASATIISYLNERVAGLRHAGAGLAPPSLSTGEQPDPAATHSLPPEEPAAPERPTGAAG encoded by the coding sequence GTGACGACCCTCCGCGGAACTCCCGAGGGAGACGAGGCCACCACCCGGCGACGCCGCTACGTCGACGTCACCGGTCGCAGCCTCGCGCTGCTCGGCGTGCTGTTCGTGTTCACCTACACGGTGTACGTGCTGTGGCCCGATCGGCCGCAGACGGCGACGACGGTCATCTTCGTCATCCTCATCGCCACGTGGGTCATCTTCATCGTCGACGTGGTGATCCGGATCGCGCTCACGCCGCGCGGCCGGCGGTGGCACTACGCGTGGCATCACCCGCTCGAGGTGCTCTCGGCGATCCTGCCCGTGTTCCGGGCGCTCCGCGTCGTCGGCCTCCTGCAGGACCTGCCCCTCCTGAAGCGGCACACTCCCAGCGCGGTCCGGGCGCAGTTCATCATCCTCGCGCTCGCCTACGCGACGGCCTGGGTCTTCTTCCTCGCGCTCGCGACGCTGCAGGCCGAGCGGGACGCGCCCGGGGCGAACATCACGACGTTCGGCGACGCCATCTGGTGGGCGCTCGTCACGATCGCGACGGTCGGCTACGGCGACACCTACCCGGTCACCGCGCTGGGCCGCTTCTACGCGGTGCTGCTCATGGCCGGCGGCATCGCGATCGTGGGCACGGCGTCGGCGACGATCATCTCCTACCTCAACGAGCGCGTCGCCGGGCTCCGGCACGCGGGTGCGGGGCTCGCGCCGCCGTCGCTGTCCACCGGCGAGCAGCCCGAC
- a CDS encoding SDR family oxidoreductase: MGVLRAVVTGASSGIGEATVRAFRAAGWEVVGVARREERLRALADATGASVFVADLTDQRDVDALRDHLEATGPVHALVNNAGGAKGLDSVEASSIDDWAWMFEVNVLALKRVTSALLPLLRRGAVERGVADVVNVTSIAGHTAYVGGGGYNAAKFAAHALTEVLRLELNGEPLRVVEVAPGMVKTEEFALVRFGGDRERADAVYDDVPEPLLADDIAAVILDAVQKPRHVDLDLIVVKPVAQAAPHRFAKGELAVKPEAAR, encoded by the coding sequence ATGGGAGTGCTGCGAGCGGTCGTGACCGGGGCGAGTTCGGGGATCGGCGAGGCCACCGTGCGCGCCTTCCGGGCCGCCGGGTGGGAGGTGGTGGGCGTCGCCCGCCGCGAGGAGCGCCTGCGTGCGCTCGCCGACGCGACCGGGGCATCCGTGTTCGTGGCCGACCTCACCGACCAACGCGACGTCGACGCCCTGCGCGACCACCTCGAGGCCACCGGCCCGGTGCACGCGCTCGTGAACAACGCGGGCGGCGCGAAGGGCCTCGACTCGGTGGAGGCGTCCTCGATCGACGACTGGGCGTGGATGTTCGAGGTCAACGTGCTGGCGCTCAAGCGGGTCACGAGCGCGCTGCTCCCGTTGCTGCGCCGCGGCGCGGTCGAGCGCGGCGTGGCCGACGTGGTGAACGTCACCTCGATCGCGGGGCACACCGCATACGTGGGCGGCGGCGGCTACAACGCCGCCAAGTTCGCGGCGCACGCGCTCACGGAGGTGCTGCGGCTGGAGCTGAACGGCGAGCCGCTCCGAGTGGTCGAGGTCGCGCCGGGCATGGTGAAGACCGAGGAGTTCGCGCTCGTGCGCTTCGGGGGCGACCGCGAGCGCGCCGACGCGGTGTACGACGACGTGCCCGAGCCGCTGCTCGCCGACGACATCGCCGCCGTCATCCTCGACGCCGTGCAGAAGCCCCGCCACGTCGACCTCGACCTCATCGTCGTGAAGCCCGTGGCCCAGGCCGCGCCGCACCGCTTCGCCAAGGGCGAGCTCGCGGTCAAGCCCGAGGCCGCACGGTGA
- a CDS encoding acyltransferase family protein yields the protein MQTRPHPTTPTKRRRVPLWDNARWIAITLVVIGHGILPLIAEDDIAYSVYLFIYSFHVAVFVTVSGYFAKSGPPNARSLRQILTDIVFPYFIFETIWSVVKWALGGEFSLDYTTASWTLWFLIALAIWRIVLPYLVLLRYPLLIAVAISIGAGYTETIDSTLAISRTLGMLPFFVFGWKLRQWQLTGRWLDLPSRVAWRWRAGAIALFAGVLLLMPFAIETWRDLKLRRFMLYDEAYVAIGYDDPWSGAIRLVLLLSAMLLAVAFLVLMPRGSRWFTPFGTATMYIYLLHTFILFPFRETPLLHGRQPFWVLPAMILFCIGISVVLSLKPVRRVFRPLVEPRARWLFRAEPATATGTLVLPPGAMPPPPPVAQDSSPPVAPPAESAGPEDPPRPGPTPQA from the coding sequence ATGCAGACGAGGCCGCACCCGACGACCCCGACGAAGCGCCGGCGGGTCCCGCTGTGGGACAACGCCCGGTGGATCGCGATCACGCTCGTGGTGATCGGCCACGGCATCCTCCCGCTCATCGCGGAGGACGACATCGCGTACAGCGTCTACCTGTTCATCTACTCGTTCCACGTGGCCGTCTTCGTCACGGTGAGCGGCTACTTCGCGAAGTCGGGGCCGCCGAATGCGAGATCGCTGCGACAGATCCTCACCGACATCGTCTTCCCCTACTTCATCTTCGAGACCATCTGGTCGGTCGTGAAGTGGGCGCTGGGCGGCGAGTTCAGCCTCGACTACACGACCGCGTCGTGGACGCTGTGGTTCCTCATCGCGCTGGCGATCTGGCGGATCGTGCTGCCCTACCTCGTGCTGCTGCGCTACCCGCTGCTCATCGCCGTCGCGATCTCGATCGGGGCGGGGTACACCGAGACGATCGACTCGACGCTGGCGATCTCGCGCACGCTCGGCATGCTGCCGTTCTTCGTGTTCGGGTGGAAGCTGCGCCAGTGGCAGCTCACCGGCCGGTGGCTCGACCTGCCGTCACGTGTGGCCTGGCGCTGGCGTGCCGGCGCGATCGCCCTCTTCGCCGGCGTCCTCCTGCTCATGCCGTTCGCGATCGAGACGTGGCGCGACCTGAAGCTCCGGCGCTTCATGCTCTACGACGAGGCGTACGTGGCGATCGGCTACGACGACCCGTGGTCGGGCGCGATCCGGCTGGTGCTGCTGCTCTCCGCGATGCTGCTCGCGGTGGCGTTCCTCGTGCTGATGCCGCGCGGGTCGCGCTGGTTCACGCCCTTCGGCACGGCCACGATGTACATCTACCTGCTGCACACGTTCATCCTCTTCCCGTTCCGGGAGACGCCGCTCCTGCACGGACGCCAGCCGTTCTGGGTGCTGCCCGCCATGATCCTGTTCTGCATCGGCATCTCGGTGGTGCTGTCGCTGAAGCCGGTGCGCCGGGTCTTCCGGCCGCTCGTCGAGCCGCGGGCGAGGTGGCTGTTCCGTGCCGAGCCCGCGACCGCGACGGGCACGCTCGTGCTGCCGCCCGGCGCGATGCCCCCGCCCCCGCCCGTCGCGCAGGACTCGTCCCCTCCGGTGGCGCCGCCGGCCGAGTCGGCCGGACCCGAGGATCCGCCGCGGCCGGGCCCGACTCCCCAGGCGTGA
- a CDS encoding bifunctional o-acetylhomoserine/o-acetylserine sulfhydrylase, with translation MAEHAADWRFETKQVHSGAAPDPVTHARATPIYQTTSYVFDNAQHAQNLFALAEFGNIYTRIMNPTQAVVEERIAALEGGTGALLVASGQAAETFAVLNIAQAGDHIVSSSSIYGGTYNLFKYTLAKLGIETTFVENQDDADEWRRAVRPNTKLFFAETIGNPKINVLDIELVAGVAHDAGIPLIVDNTIATPYLIRPFEHGADIVIHSATKFLGGHGTVIGGAIVDGGTFEWSKNVEKFPGLTEPDPSYHGASYTAAVGDGLAYVIKARVQLLRDLGAAIAPNNAWLLIQGIETLSLRIERHVQNAQEIAEWLDNHPDVASVNYSGLPSSPWYAAANKYAPKGVGAVLSFELKGGVDAGRALVDNLQLFSHLANIGDVRSLVIHPASTTHSQLTPEQQLTTGVTPGLVRLSVGIENIDDLKADLEAGLAAARAATEAARV, from the coding sequence ATGGCAGAGCATGCCGCCGACTGGCGCTTCGAGACGAAGCAGGTGCACTCAGGCGCAGCCCCCGACCCGGTGACCCATGCCAGGGCCACCCCGATCTACCAGACCACGTCGTACGTGTTCGACAACGCGCAGCACGCGCAGAACCTCTTCGCGCTGGCCGAGTTCGGCAACATCTACACGCGCATCATGAACCCGACGCAGGCCGTCGTCGAGGAGCGCATCGCCGCGCTCGAGGGGGGCACCGGCGCCCTGCTCGTCGCCTCGGGCCAGGCCGCCGAGACGTTCGCGGTGCTGAACATCGCCCAGGCGGGCGACCACATCGTCTCGTCGTCGTCGATCTACGGCGGCACGTACAACCTCTTCAAGTACACGCTCGCCAAGCTCGGCATCGAGACGACGTTCGTCGAGAACCAGGACGACGCCGACGAGTGGCGCCGCGCGGTGCGCCCGAACACCAAGCTCTTCTTCGCCGAGACCATCGGCAACCCGAAGATCAACGTCCTCGACATCGAGCTCGTGGCCGGAGTCGCGCACGACGCGGGCATCCCGCTCATCGTCGACAACACGATCGCCACGCCGTACCTGATCCGCCCGTTCGAGCACGGCGCCGACATCGTGATCCACTCGGCCACGAAGTTCCTCGGCGGCCACGGCACCGTCATCGGTGGCGCCATCGTCGACGGCGGCACGTTCGAGTGGTCGAAGAACGTCGAGAAGTTCCCCGGCCTGACCGAGCCCGACCCGTCGTACCACGGCGCGAGCTACACGGCCGCGGTCGGCGACGGCCTCGCGTACGTCATCAAGGCGCGGGTGCAGCTGCTCCGCGACCTCGGCGCGGCGATCGCCCCGAACAACGCGTGGCTGCTCATCCAGGGCATCGAGACGCTGTCGCTGCGCATCGAGCGCCACGTGCAGAACGCGCAGGAGATCGCGGAGTGGCTCGACAACCACCCCGACGTGGCGAGCGTGAACTACTCGGGCCTGCCCTCGAGCCCGTGGTACGCCGCGGCGAACAAGTACGCGCCCAAGGGCGTCGGCGCGGTGCTCTCGTTCGAGCTGAAGGGCGGCGTCGACGCGGGTCGCGCGCTCGTCGACAACCTGCAGCTGTTCAGCCACCTCGCCAACATCGGGGACGTGCGCTCGCTCGTCATCCACCCGGCTTCCACCACGCACTCGCAGCTCACGCCCGAGCAGCAGCTCACGACCGGCGTCACGCCGGGACTCGTGCGCCTCTCGGTGGGCATCGAGAACATCGACGACCTCAAGGCCGACCTCGAGGCCGGCCTGGCCGCGGCGCGCGCCGCCACGGAGGCCGCCCGGGTCTGA
- a CDS encoding homoserine O-acetyltransferase: MDWQTTADAVPAGIVSEARAQALQGRAPATGAWREGDPVGDRRFVGIGDVPLDAGGALPGVRIAYETWGRLSPERDNAVLVLHALTGDSHVVGPAGPAHPSAGWWPGVVGPGLAIDTDRYFVVAPNVLGGCQGSTGPASLAPDGAEWATRFPFLTIRDQVRAQVAFAAAIGIERFAAVVGGSMGAMHVLEWAVMAPQAVERIAVLAAPAAATADQVALNSVQIEAIRTDPAFRGGDYYDAPDGEGPTRGLSLARRMAMLNYRTAAELNLRFERSWQSDLDPLGGGGRFAVESYLDFHGNKFTRRFDANSYLVLTEAMNSHDLGRGRGGVAAALAGIRAKSLVLGIDSDRYFTLEGQEEIAAGLRHSVHGDRPVLVHSEYGHDAFLIEHEAVGDALRRLLVA; this comes from the coding sequence ATGGACTGGCAGACCACCGCCGACGCGGTGCCCGCGGGCATCGTGTCGGAGGCGCGCGCACAGGCGCTGCAGGGGCGAGCGCCGGCCACCGGCGCCTGGCGGGAGGGCGACCCGGTCGGCGACCGACGGTTCGTCGGCATCGGCGACGTCCCCCTCGACGCGGGCGGCGCGCTGCCAGGCGTGCGCATCGCCTACGAGACCTGGGGCAGGCTCTCGCCCGAGCGCGACAACGCCGTGCTCGTGCTGCACGCGCTCACCGGCGACAGCCATGTCGTCGGTCCGGCCGGCCCCGCCCATCCGAGCGCCGGCTGGTGGCCCGGCGTCGTGGGGCCGGGCCTCGCGATCGACACCGACCGCTACTTCGTGGTCGCCCCGAACGTGCTCGGGGGCTGCCAGGGCTCGACGGGCCCGGCCTCCCTCGCGCCCGACGGCGCGGAGTGGGCCACCCGGTTCCCCTTCCTCACGATCCGCGACCAGGTGCGCGCGCAGGTCGCCTTCGCCGCAGCCATCGGCATCGAGCGGTTCGCCGCCGTCGTCGGCGGCTCCATGGGCGCGATGCACGTGCTCGAATGGGCGGTCATGGCGCCCCAGGCGGTCGAGCGCATCGCCGTGCTCGCCGCTCCCGCCGCCGCGACCGCCGACCAGGTCGCGCTGAACTCGGTGCAGATCGAGGCGATCCGCACCGACCCGGCGTTCCGCGGCGGCGACTACTACGACGCACCCGATGGCGAGGGCCCGACGCGGGGCCTCTCGCTGGCTCGGCGCATGGCGATGCTCAACTACCGCACCGCCGCCGAACTCAACCTCCGCTTCGAGCGGAGCTGGCAGTCCGACCTCGACCCACTGGGCGGCGGCGGCCGATTCGCCGTCGAGTCCTACCTGGACTTCCACGGCAACAAGTTCACGAGGCGCTTCGACGCCAACAGCTACCTCGTGCTCACCGAGGCGATGAACTCGCACGACCTCGGCCGTGGCCGCGGCGGAGTGGCTGCGGCACTCGCCGGCATCCGCGCGAAGAGCCTCGTGCTGGGCATCGACAGCGACCGCTACTTCACGCTCGAGGGACAGGAGGAGATCGCGGCGGGGTTGCGGCACAGCGTGCACGGCGACCGACCGGTGCTCGTGCACTCCGAATACGGGCACGACGCGTTCCTCATCGAGCACGAGGCCGTCGGCGACGCCCTGCGCCGGCTTCTCGTCGCCTGA
- a CDS encoding ATP-binding protein, with product MKRIHKERDRLLRRLARVAGLVGTASALACLLIPGVATPAELAVGSVICMLVAVLVGLSTARGAMLPAIGIVAGAIAFVVVLGSASVLDAPTTTAMSAMCGVAAASVALPIVVRRRGGLIVAGLAAAVLAALWIVSGWGHDLRAVAVVTAAGWGACTTLGAWIDRAIADATVRIEEVGRAHEAERLASELEAQQRQDARVLHDTVLATLSLLAHSGVGVGKSALRQQAGDDARLLRQLRLGAPLDAGSTAIFSPESTDADVLSTTFESVRQRFARMGLDVNWHGAGQLALPRETLDALLGALGECLENVRRHSGVNEADVTVTDDDHTVRAMVTDAGHGFEPESVDGARLGYAESVVGRLGTVGGRARIFSSPGSGTTVMLEVPKP from the coding sequence GTGAAGCGCATCCACAAGGAACGCGACCGGCTCCTGCGACGTCTCGCCCGCGTCGCCGGGCTCGTCGGCACCGCGAGCGCCCTCGCGTGCCTGCTGATCCCCGGCGTCGCGACGCCCGCGGAGCTGGCCGTGGGATCGGTGATCTGCATGCTGGTCGCCGTGCTCGTCGGCCTGTCCACTGCTCGGGGGGCGATGCTGCCGGCGATCGGCATCGTGGCGGGCGCCATCGCGTTCGTCGTCGTGCTCGGCTCGGCGTCGGTGCTCGACGCGCCCACGACCACCGCGATGAGCGCGATGTGCGGGGTCGCCGCGGCATCCGTCGCCCTCCCCATCGTCGTGCGCCGCCGCGGCGGCCTGATCGTCGCCGGGTTGGCCGCGGCCGTGCTCGCCGCGCTGTGGATCGTCTCCGGGTGGGGCCACGACCTGCGCGCCGTCGCCGTCGTCACGGCGGCCGGCTGGGGCGCGTGCACCACCCTCGGCGCGTGGATCGACCGCGCCATCGCCGACGCGACCGTGCGGATCGAGGAGGTGGGGCGCGCGCACGAGGCGGAGCGCCTCGCCAGCGAGCTCGAGGCCCAGCAGCGGCAGGACGCGCGGGTGCTGCACGACACGGTGCTCGCCACGCTGTCGCTGCTCGCCCACTCCGGTGTGGGGGTCGGCAAGTCGGCGCTGCGGCAGCAGGCGGGCGACGATGCCCGGCTGCTGCGCCAACTGCGACTCGGGGCGCCGCTCGACGCCGGATCGACCGCGATCTTCTCCCCCGAGTCGACCGACGCCGACGTGCTGAGCACGACGTTCGAGTCGGTGCGCCAGCGCTTCGCGCGCATGGGACTCGACGTCAACTGGCACGGAGCCGGACAGCTCGCCCTGCCCAGGGAGACCCTCGACGCGCTGCTCGGCGCGCTCGGCGAGTGCCTCGAGAACGTCCGCAGGCACTCGGGGGTCAACGAGGCGGACGTGACGGTCACCGACGACGACCACACCGTGCGCGCGATGGTCACCGACGCCGGGCACGGGTTCGAGCCCGAGTCCGTCGACGGCGCCCGCCTGGGCTATGCGGAGTCGGTCGTGGGCCGGCTGGGGACCGTCGGCGGTCGCGCGCGCATCTTCTCGTCGCCCGGCTCGGGCACCACCGTGATGCTCGAGGTGCCGAAGCCGTGA
- a CDS encoding response regulator transcription factor — protein sequence MADTDAPIRLAIVDDHRMLLGALSEWIRGAAPDIDLVAAVPSWSELLAHPQFPVDVVLLDLDLRDNIPISLKLSMLKSAGVQTMLMSTYSEPAVVREALGSGALGYLVKSEPVENIIEAIRAARTGGSYLTPELELTLADDGAVPKLSAQERRVMALYGAGQPVKAVAFQLGISEETAKSYLKRIREKYRIAGFDVGTKVALRKRAILDGILLQSD from the coding sequence ATGGCAGACACGGACGCACCGATCCGGCTGGCGATCGTCGACGACCACCGCATGCTGCTCGGGGCACTCTCCGAGTGGATCCGCGGCGCCGCACCCGACATCGACCTCGTCGCCGCCGTCCCCTCGTGGTCGGAGCTGCTGGCCCACCCGCAGTTCCCCGTCGACGTCGTGCTGCTCGACCTCGACCTGCGCGACAACATCCCGATCTCGCTGAAGCTGTCGATGCTGAAGTCCGCGGGCGTGCAGACCATGCTGATGAGCACCTATTCCGAGCCCGCCGTGGTTCGCGAGGCGCTGGGGTCCGGTGCCCTCGGGTACCTCGTCAAGTCCGAGCCGGTCGAGAACATCATCGAGGCGATCCGCGCGGCCCGCACCGGCGGCTCCTACCTCACGCCCGAGCTCGAGCTCACCCTCGCCGACGACGGCGCGGTGCCCAAGCTCTCCGCGCAGGAGCGGCGCGTGATGGCGCTCTACGGCGCGGGTCAGCCGGTCAAGGCCGTGGCGTTCCAGCTCGGCATCTCCGAGGAGACCGCGAAGAGCTACCTCAAGCGCATCCGCGAGAAGTACCGCATCGCCGGCTTCGACGTGGGCACGAAGGTGGCGCTGCGCAAGCGGGCCATCCTCGACGGCATCCTCCTGCAGTCCGACTGA
- a CDS encoding MFS transporter, producing MTHFHDGPTTLSPARIRFALLALALGGFGIGCTEFVAMGLLPDIAKDLLPGLYAQSPEEANARAGWIISAYALGVVVGAPTIAAAAARWPRKRLLLALVTAFTLGTIGSAVLPTFELVLVARFIAAVPHGAYFGIASLVAASLMGPGKRARGVALVLSGLTIANVIGVPAITWLGQAAGWRIAYLAVAGIFALTFLAVLLAVPWQAGDPGATMQRELRAFGRAQVWFALGIGAIGFGGLFAVYTYVAPLATDVTGLAPAMVPVVLIMFGIGMTAGNLAGGRLADWSVRRSMYLFFGILAAALVLLGFTAANPVGLFTGVFLVGAASAALSPTIQARLMDVARDSQSIAAALNHSALNIGNSVGALLGGLAIAAGLGYVAPIWIGLLLTIAGVALAVASFSLDRVRGRRGVVVPYATGAVEVVE from the coding sequence GTGACCCACTTCCATGACGGGCCGACGACGTTGTCGCCGGCCCGCATCCGTTTCGCGCTGCTGGCCCTCGCCCTCGGCGGCTTCGGCATCGGCTGCACCGAGTTCGTCGCGATGGGCCTCCTGCCCGATATCGCGAAGGACCTTCTGCCCGGGCTCTACGCGCAGTCTCCCGAGGAGGCCAACGCCCGGGCCGGATGGATCATCTCCGCCTATGCGCTCGGCGTCGTCGTCGGCGCACCCACGATCGCCGCGGCCGCCGCGCGCTGGCCCCGCAAGCGCCTGCTGCTCGCCCTGGTCACCGCCTTCACGCTCGGCACCATCGGCTCTGCCGTGCTGCCGACGTTCGAGCTCGTCCTCGTCGCCCGCTTCATCGCCGCCGTGCCGCACGGCGCCTACTTCGGCATCGCGTCGCTGGTCGCCGCGAGCCTCATGGGCCCCGGGAAGCGGGCCCGTGGCGTCGCCCTGGTGCTCTCGGGCCTCACGATCGCGAACGTCATCGGAGTCCCCGCGATCACGTGGCTCGGACAGGCCGCCGGCTGGCGCATCGCCTACCTCGCGGTCGCGGGCATCTTCGCGCTCACCTTCCTCGCGGTCCTGCTGGCCGTGCCGTGGCAGGCCGGCGACCCCGGTGCGACGATGCAGCGCGAACTGCGTGCGTTCGGCCGCGCCCAGGTCTGGTTCGCGCTCGGCATCGGCGCGATCGGCTTCGGCGGCCTGTTCGCCGTCTACACGTACGTCGCTCCGCTCGCCACCGACGTCACGGGCCTCGCCCCGGCCATGGTGCCCGTCGTGCTCATCATGTTCGGCATCGGCATGACCGCGGGCAACCTCGCCGGCGGGCGACTCGCCGACTGGAGCGTGCGTCGCAGCATGTACCTCTTCTTCGGCATCCTCGCGGCCGCCCTGGTGCTCCTGGGCTTCACCGCCGCGAACCCCGTCGGACTGTTCACCGGCGTCTTCCTCGTCGGCGCCGCCTCGGCCGCCCTGTCGCCGACCATCCAGGCCCGGCTCATGGACGTGGCGCGGGACAGCCAGTCCATCGCCGCCGCGCTCAACCACTCGGCCCTGAACATCGGCAACAGCGTGGGCGCACTGCTGGGCGGACTCGCCATCGCGGCGGGCCTCGGCTACGTCGCACCGATCTGGATCGGGCTCCTGCTCACCATCGCCGGGGTCGCGCTCGCCGTCGCCTCGTTCTCCCTCGATCGCGTCCGAGGCCGGCGCGGGGTCGTCGTGCCCTACGCCACGGGCGCCGTCGAGGTCGTCGAGTAG
- a CDS encoding thiamine-binding protein, producing the protein MLVAFSVAPSGGTEGPEGSVHDAVAAAVRIVRESGLPNRTTSMFTELEGEWDEVFDVIRRATEAVGAFGPRVSLVLKADIRPGRTGEIDAKVERLERALDES; encoded by the coding sequence ATGCTGGTCGCATTCTCCGTCGCCCCGAGCGGCGGAACGGAGGGGCCCGAGGGGTCCGTGCACGACGCGGTGGCGGCGGCCGTCAGGATCGTGCGCGAGTCCGGGCTGCCCAACCGCACGACCTCGATGTTCACCGAGCTCGAGGGGGAGTGGGACGAGGTCTTCGACGTCATCCGTCGCGCGACCGAGGCGGTCGGCGCGTTCGGCCCGCGCGTCTCACTCGTGCTCAAGGCCGACATCCGCCCCGGCCGCACCGGTGAGATCGACGCGAAGGTCGAACGGCTCGAGCGGGCGCTCGACGAGTCGTGA
- a CDS encoding glycosyltransferase 87 family protein: MTVGEVRAAPTRRRSRVRRFLSGRAALWIAFLLVHALLAGLNLWAQGGPLYDVTGVYHRWADLAADGIVRMGIDAPWVYPILAFAPMTLSLAFGSEWYGQTWLAMVVLLDAAAFSVLLGTRRLSRTRRIAAWWWTGFLLLLGPIAMGRIDAITVPLALTGLLWAAGRPRVAAALLTIGAWVKVWPAALLVALVVASRKRWDVGTVAVALSAGILGVSLLAGSGLNALGFVAEQAGRGLQVEAPLAVAWLWQIVAGSRNVEVVYDRDILTFQISGPGADAAAALTTPLMAAGVAVVLLLGIRAVRRGAAFGRVFPPLALSFVVVLLLANKVGSPQFIAWLAAPVVLGLVLRPRRFLVPAALAAGIALLTQVIYPYWYGWLLAAHPGFVLVLTVKVLLMAALLVWGIRALWQAGTTWDRREPAPAA; the protein is encoded by the coding sequence ATGACCGTCGGGGAGGTGCGCGCCGCGCCCACGCGCCGCCGCAGCCGGGTCCGACGCTTCCTCTCCGGCCGTGCCGCGCTCTGGATCGCGTTCCTGCTCGTGCACGCGCTGCTCGCCGGCCTCAACCTGTGGGCCCAGGGCGGCCCACTGTACGACGTCACGGGCGTGTACCACCGCTGGGCCGACCTCGCCGCCGACGGCATCGTGCGCATGGGCATCGACGCCCCCTGGGTGTACCCGATCCTCGCCTTCGCACCCATGACGCTGTCCCTCGCGTTCGGGTCCGAATGGTACGGGCAGACGTGGCTGGCGATGGTCGTGCTCCTCGACGCCGCGGCGTTCTCGGTGCTGCTCGGCACGCGCCGACTGTCGCGCACCCGCCGCATCGCGGCGTGGTGGTGGACCGGGTTCCTCCTGCTCCTCGGCCCCATCGCGATGGGTCGCATCGACGCGATCACGGTTCCTTTGGCGCTGACGGGCCTGCTGTGGGCGGCCGGACGGCCGCGCGTCGCGGCGGCCCTGCTGACCATCGGCGCGTGGGTGAAGGTGTGGCCGGCCGCGCTCCTCGTCGCGCTCGTCGTCGCCTCGCGCAAGCGGTGGGACGTCGGAACGGTCGCGGTCGCCCTGAGCGCCGGGATCCTCGGGGTGAGCCTCTTGGCCGGGTCCGGGCTCAACGCGCTGGGCTTCGTCGCCGAGCAGGCGGGGCGCGGACTCCAGGTCGAGGCGCCGCTCGCCGTCGCCTGGCTGTGGCAGATCGTGGCGGGGTCGAGGAACGTCGAGGTCGTGTACGACCGCGACATCCTGACCTTCCAGATCTCGGGTCCGGGCGCGGATGCCGCGGCCGCCCTCACGACACCGCTGATGGCCGCGGGCGTGGCCGTCGTGCTGCTCCTCGGCATCAGGGCGGTGCGCCGCGGCGCCGCGTTCGGACGCGTGTTCCCGCCGCTCGCGCTGTCGTTCGTCGTGGTGCTGCTGCTCGCGAACAAGGTCGGGTCGCCGCAGTTCATCGCGTGGCTCGCCGCGCCCGTGGTGCTGGGGCTCGTGCTGCGGCCGCGGCGATTCCTCGTGCCGGCCGCGCTCGCCGCCGGCATCGCCCTCCTCACGCAGGTCATCTACCCGTACTGGTACGGCTGGCTGCTCGCCGCCCATCCGGGGTTCGTCCTGGTGCTGACGGTGAAGGTGCTGCTGATGGCCGCACTGCTCGTGTGGGGCATCCGCGCGCTGTGGCAGGCTGGAACCACCTGGGATCGGCGCGAGCCCGCACCGGCCGCCTGA